The following are from one region of the Rhodopirellula sp. P2 genome:
- a CDS encoding type II secretion system protein, whose protein sequence is MNARSNLLQPAPVAPTSRSAFTLVEMLVVISIIGILAAILLPAVTSVLRSAREAALKAEVQSLSEGIERYQSKFGDYPPDFMNWNIVERHYRKILPDIAASELQLLKTMCWNASTNTYDPTAMDRAEALVWALGGYSSDPQYPFTGVGGPLALLTGATDPTNPAQYHYNIDRLNGMVELDPQKLSLRKLDDSAPVSVSNRITTTDDVSGGDLFPVYRAREDSAPYVYFDSRTYSSIETPSDPNTINGFGTTVEGDRDVVRPVMSDSVNPNPQMSGTTYGSYANAATAFLFMNDRTFQVLSPGLDGRYGAVASGGPAASDNFPAYWLYPSGQLVYAIPGAGSPADLKDSRVQRYNITSAYSDVTTDTFEKDNLASFTQSSFDNDLPSQ, encoded by the coding sequence ATGAACGCTCGATCCAATCTCCTGCAGCCAGCCCCCGTGGCCCCCACTTCCCGCTCCGCCTTCACGTTGGTGGAGATGCTGGTGGTGATCAGTATCATCGGGATCTTGGCGGCGATTCTGTTGCCTGCGGTCACCTCCGTTTTGCGGTCGGCAAGAGAGGCAGCTCTCAAAGCGGAGGTTCAATCACTCTCTGAAGGCATTGAACGCTATCAGTCTAAGTTTGGTGACTACCCGCCCGACTTCATGAACTGGAATATCGTTGAACGTCATTATCGGAAGATCCTTCCTGATATTGCTGCGAGCGAACTGCAGTTGCTCAAAACAATGTGCTGGAATGCATCCACCAATACATATGACCCAACTGCGATGGACCGGGCCGAAGCTTTGGTTTGGGCACTTGGCGGATACAGTTCGGACCCGCAGTACCCTTTCACTGGAGTAGGCGGCCCGCTGGCTTTGCTTACAGGGGCGACCGACCCGACAAACCCAGCTCAGTATCACTACAACATTGATCGTCTGAACGGCATGGTCGAGTTGGACCCGCAGAAGTTGTCGCTTCGCAAACTCGATGATTCTGCGCCTGTGAGCGTTTCCAATCGGATCACGACGACAGACGATGTCTCGGGAGGAGACTTGTTTCCTGTTTATCGGGCGCGTGAGGACTCAGCTCCTTACGTCTACTTCGACTCTCGCACCTACAGTTCGATCGAGACTCCTTCGGATCCGAACACGATCAATGGATTTGGGACGACCGTCGAGGGGGATCGAGATGTCGTTCGTCCAGTGATGTCGGATTCGGTGAACCCCAATCCTCAGATGTCAGGAACGACATACGGTTCTTACGCCAATGCAGCCACCGCATTTTTGTTCATGAATGACCGCACTTTTCAGGTTCTTAGTCCTGGTTTGGATGGTCGTTACGGAGCGGTTGCGTCGGGAGGCCCAGCGGCAAGTGACAACTTCCCTGCCTATTGGCTGTACCCGTCCGGGCAACTTGTCTATGCGATTCCAGGAGCAGGTTCTCCTGCTGATCTGAAGGATTCGCGTGTCCAACGTTACAACATCACCTCGGCCTACTCAGACGTCACCACCGACACTTTCGAGAAGGACAACTTGGCGAGTTTCACCCAAAGTTCTTTTGACAATGATTTGCCAAGCCAATGA
- a CDS encoding type II secretion system F family protein has translation MPTYTFEAMDATGQEIRDEIDAANEDEAQTTIRQMGYFVTKIAVKKQAAGATTAGGGKKRPFAMGGAKTKHICAFTRQLSILQDAGLPILRSLKILEGNQKPGKLKNALMDVCDEIEGGSTLSEAMAKCPKVFSRLYVNMIKAGEAGGALETILNRLADFLESAESLKRKVKGALIYPVIVVLVAALILTFIMLFIVPTFEKMFDEFGLDLPAPTVLLIAMSNYIAGYWFLLIAMPVCALILIKLMRKFKQGRVGFDMFIIRVPIFGTLIEKNILARTTRTLGTLISSGVPILEALNITRETAGNAMFERMFTGVSNQIREGEVISKPLKEFSVLGFHPMTAIFWALFGSFPGIMVLSVALTAKGGKLDDGTMVEMLTFMSLYMIAGGSVLCVLFYLTKIKGRVVDDLVVNMVDVGEETGELDTMLYKVADTYDEEVRIMTDALTALMEPLMIVFLGVAVGFIVISLFMPLVSLISGLT, from the coding sequence ATGCCGACTTATACCTTTGAAGCGATGGACGCGACCGGACAAGAGATCCGGGACGAAATCGATGCGGCCAACGAGGACGAAGCTCAAACCACCATCCGCCAGATGGGTTACTTCGTCACCAAGATCGCCGTCAAGAAACAGGCGGCGGGGGCCACCACGGCTGGCGGTGGCAAGAAACGTCCTTTCGCGATGGGCGGGGCAAAAACCAAACACATCTGCGCCTTCACCCGTCAGCTGTCCATCTTGCAAGACGCCGGTCTGCCGATTCTTCGCAGCCTGAAGATTCTGGAAGGCAACCAGAAACCCGGCAAGCTCAAGAACGCCTTGATGGATGTTTGCGACGAGATCGAAGGTGGCTCGACTTTGTCCGAGGCGATGGCGAAGTGCCCCAAGGTCTTCAGTCGCTTGTACGTCAACATGATCAAAGCCGGTGAGGCCGGCGGTGCGTTGGAAACGATTCTCAACCGCTTGGCCGACTTCCTGGAATCAGCCGAATCGCTCAAGCGGAAGGTCAAAGGGGCGTTGATCTACCCGGTCATCGTGGTTTTGGTCGCCGCGTTGATTCTGACGTTCATCATGTTGTTCATCGTCCCGACGTTCGAAAAGATGTTCGACGAGTTCGGGTTGGATCTGCCAGCTCCCACGGTGCTGTTGATCGCAATGAGCAATTACATCGCCGGGTATTGGTTCCTGTTGATCGCGATGCCGGTTTGTGCATTGATCCTGATCAAATTGATGAGGAAGTTCAAACAGGGGCGGGTTGGGTTTGACATGTTCATCATCCGGGTGCCGATCTTTGGCACCCTGATTGAAAAGAACATTCTGGCTCGGACCACACGGACATTGGGAACCCTGATCAGTTCTGGGGTGCCGATTTTGGAAGCGCTGAACATCACGCGAGAGACGGCGGGCAACGCCATGTTCGAGCGAATGTTCACGGGCGTCAGCAACCAGATCCGAGAAGGGGAAGTGATCAGCAAACCGTTGAAGGAGTTCTCGGTGTTGGGTTTCCACCCCATGACCGCGATCTTCTGGGCGCTGTTTGGATCGTTCCCCGGGATCATGGTGTTGAGCGTCGCGCTGACGGCCAAGGGCGGCAAGCTCGATGACGGCACGATGGTCGAGATGCTGACGTTCATGTCCTTGTACATGATCGCCGGTGGCTCGGTGCTGTGCGTGTTGTTTTACCTGACCAAGATCAAAGGCCGGGTGGTCGATGACCTCGTCGTCAACATGGTCGACGTCGGGGAAGAAACCGGCGAGTTGGACACGATGCTGTACAAGGTCGCCGACACATACGACGAAGAAGTCCGGATCATGACCGACGCTCTGACCGCGTTGATGGAACCCTTGATGATTGTGTTCCTCGGCGTCGCGGTGGGCTTCATCGTGATCAGTTTGTTCATGCCATTGGTATCGCTGATCTCCGGATTGACTTAG
- a CDS encoding four helix bundle protein has product MSSTFEDLEVWKRGCRLAVSVYELLADCRDFGLKDQMQRSAVSVPSNIAEGYERTPKDFIRFLIISKGSCAELRTQLYIATRINLVTTQQSESLIDETKQISRMLQALVSNRQQQLTKQ; this is encoded by the coding sequence ATGTCGAGCACGTTTGAGGACCTCGAAGTTTGGAAGCGTGGTTGCCGGTTGGCTGTTTCGGTTTACGAACTGTTGGCCGACTGCCGTGACTTTGGACTCAAGGATCAGATGCAACGAAGTGCCGTCAGTGTTCCATCCAATATTGCGGAAGGTTATGAACGAACACCGAAAGACTTCATTCGATTTCTCATCATTTCCAAAGGTTCCTGTGCTGAACTTCGAACGCAACTTTACATCGCCACCCGAATCAACCTGGTTACCACGCAGCAGTCCGAGTCGCTCATCGATGAAACCAAGCAGATCTCGAGGATGTTGCAGGCCTTGGTTAGCAACCGTCAGCAACAACTCACAAAGCAATGA
- a CDS encoding GspE/PulE family protein, which translates to MAPRRIGQILVDLGFLTDDQLQIVLDEQEQQPGALFGKVAEDMQLITDEQLIQGLAEQMGMQTVSLEDAKLEPEVMEKISETMAQLYRCVPIQFEGNSLTIATCDPQNLNIQDELRTFLGYDIKILVATEADISKTITKYYDSEAESVEKLVAELAEDEELKAAASLLDNEKFNITDAEALADSAPVRKLLNMVLLLAIKDHASDIHFEPFEDEFRIRIKSEGVLYEMVPPPRHLAFAITTRIKVMANLDIAERRMPQDGRIELMVGGHPVDLRVSVLPTIFGESTVMRVLDRSVVNLSLENVGMDEDMMARFRSAIDRPNGIVLVTGPTGSGKTTTLYSTLSELNEISEKLITTEDPVEYDIDGIIQIPIDSDAGVTFASCLRAILRQDPDTILVGEIRDLETAEISIQAALTGHLVFSTLHTNDSPSTVTRLTDMGIQPFMICATVEAILAQRLVRRICTGCREKTRVSSDLLMELGMTREEIETTDYFKGVGCEKCNNTGYKGRIALFELMILNDTIREMIMQNASTDELRNQAQSNGMVILREFGMSLARDGVTTLDEIVRETVVDG; encoded by the coding sequence ATGGCCCCACGTCGCATCGGACAGATCCTCGTCGACCTCGGTTTCCTCACCGATGATCAGCTGCAAATTGTGCTGGACGAACAAGAACAGCAGCCCGGTGCGCTGTTTGGGAAAGTCGCGGAGGACATGCAGCTGATCACCGACGAGCAACTCATCCAAGGGCTCGCCGAACAGATGGGGATGCAGACGGTGTCGCTGGAGGACGCCAAGTTGGAACCGGAGGTGATGGAGAAAATCAGTGAAACGATGGCCCAGCTGTATCGGTGTGTTCCGATTCAGTTCGAAGGCAACTCGCTGACCATCGCGACCTGCGACCCCCAGAACCTGAACATCCAAGACGAACTGCGGACGTTCCTCGGGTATGACATCAAGATTTTGGTGGCCACCGAAGCGGACATCAGCAAAACGATCACGAAGTACTACGACAGCGAAGCCGAGAGCGTCGAGAAACTGGTCGCTGAACTGGCCGAAGACGAAGAGCTGAAAGCGGCCGCCAGCTTGCTGGACAACGAAAAGTTCAACATCACCGACGCCGAAGCACTGGCCGATTCGGCGCCGGTTCGCAAACTGCTCAACATGGTGTTGTTGCTGGCGATCAAGGATCACGCATCGGACATTCACTTCGAACCGTTTGAAGATGAGTTCCGGATTCGGATCAAATCCGAAGGCGTGCTCTACGAAATGGTCCCGCCGCCACGTCACCTCGCCTTTGCGATCACGACGCGGATCAAGGTGATGGCCAACCTGGACATCGCCGAACGCCGGATGCCGCAGGACGGACGGATCGAGCTGATGGTGGGCGGTCACCCCGTCGACCTTCGCGTTTCGGTGCTGCCAACGATCTTTGGTGAGTCGACCGTCATGCGGGTGCTCGACCGCTCGGTGGTGAACCTGTCGCTCGAAAACGTCGGCATGGACGAGGACATGATGGCCCGGTTCCGGTCGGCAATCGATCGCCCCAACGGGATCGTGCTGGTCACCGGCCCAACGGGATCGGGCAAGACGACCACCTTGTACTCGACCCTCTCAGAACTCAACGAGATTTCCGAGAAACTGATCACCACCGAAGACCCGGTGGAATACGACATTGACGGGATCATTCAGATCCCGATTGACTCCGACGCCGGGGTGACCTTTGCGTCTTGTTTGCGAGCGATTTTGCGGCAGGACCCGGACACGATCCTGGTCGGCGAAATTCGCGACTTGGAGACCGCCGAGATCTCCATTCAGGCGGCGCTAACCGGTCACTTGGTGTTCAGCACCCTGCACACCAACGATTCGCCCAGCACGGTCACTCGGTTGACCGACATGGGGATCCAGCCCTTCATGATTTGCGCGACCGTCGAAGCCATTTTGGCTCAGCGACTGGTCCGCCGAATCTGCACGGGCTGCCGGGAAAAGACCCGTGTCAGCAGCGACTTGCTGATGGAACTCGGGATGACCCGGGAAGAGATCGAAACGACGGACTACTTCAAAGGCGTCGGTTGCGAGAAGTGCAACAACACCGGCTACAAGGGCCGGATCGCGCTGTTCGAGTTGATGATTCTCAACGACACGATTCGCGAAATGATCATGCAGAACGCCAGCACCGACGAACTGCGAAATCAAGCCCAGAGCAATGGGATGGTGATCCTACGAGAGTTCGGCATGAGCCTGGCCCGCGACGGAGTCACCACCCTCGACGAAATCGTCCGCGAGACGGTGGTGGATGGTTGA
- a CDS encoding type IV pilus twitching motility protein PilT, translated as MATVLIDKLLQAAVKQGVSDIHIVVGQPPVFRLHGRMRKLETKTLEGEDSVALMKSITPERCQRELQESGSTDFGFAFGDLARFRVSVFKQRGFISMVLRQIPNDKLTPEQLGLPEAVVKMVHRPRGLFLVTGPTGSGKSTTLASLINLLNETIDHHIITIEDPIEFYHEHKESTINQREVGVDVPSFSEAIRRALRQDPDVILVGELRDLETIEAAISAAETGHVVFGTLHTNSAQGTVNRIIDAFPGNLQDQIRTQLASTLIGVVAQTLLPKIGGGRCAAYEVLNVTPGIANLIRENKTFRINSSMQTGAKFGMQLMDDALFNHWKGDRVSVEDVLAKAHRPDDLAKRIVQARQGLGDEPVPIKED; from the coding sequence ATGGCCACCGTGCTGATCGACAAACTGCTGCAAGCCGCTGTGAAGCAAGGTGTGAGTGATATTCACATCGTTGTTGGTCAGCCGCCTGTGTTTCGGTTGCACGGTCGGATGCGAAAGCTGGAAACAAAGACGCTGGAAGGCGAGGACTCCGTCGCGTTGATGAAGTCGATCACGCCGGAACGTTGTCAGCGTGAGTTGCAGGAATCGGGCTCAACCGACTTCGGGTTCGCGTTTGGCGATTTGGCCCGCTTTCGGGTTTCGGTCTTCAAGCAGCGTGGTTTCATTTCCATGGTGCTGCGTCAGATCCCCAATGACAAATTGACACCCGAGCAACTTGGTTTGCCCGAGGCGGTCGTCAAAATGGTTCACCGCCCGCGGGGGTTGTTCCTGGTGACCGGCCCCACGGGGTCGGGGAAATCGACCACGCTGGCCTCACTGATCAACTTGCTCAACGAGACCATTGACCACCACATCATCACGATCGAAGACCCGATCGAGTTCTATCACGAACACAAAGAGTCGACGATCAATCAACGGGAAGTCGGCGTGGACGTGCCGAGTTTCTCCGAGGCGATTCGTCGTGCTCTGCGGCAAGACCCCGACGTGATTCTGGTCGGCGAGCTTCGCGACCTGGAAACCATCGAAGCGGCGATCAGTGCGGCGGAAACGGGGCACGTCGTGTTTGGCACCCTGCACACGAACAGTGCTCAAGGCACGGTCAACCGGATCATCGACGCGTTCCCCGGCAACCTGCAGGACCAGATTCGGACCCAACTCGCTTCGACGCTGATCGGCGTGGTCGCTCAAACGTTGCTGCCCAAAATTGGTGGCGGTCGGTGTGCCGCCTACGAAGTCCTGAACGTCACGCCCGGCATCGCCAACCTGATTCGCGAAAACAAGACGTTCCGGATCAACTCGTCGATGCAGACGGGAGCCAAGTTTGGGATGCAGTTGATGGACGACGCTCTGTTCAATCACTGGAAAGGCGACCGAGTCTCGGTGGAAGACGTGTTGGCCAAAGCCCACCGTCCCGATGACTTGGCCAAACGAATCGTTCAAGCCAGACAAGGTCTGGGTGATGAACCCGTTCCGATCAAAGAAGACTGA
- a CDS encoding GspE/PulE family protein, giving the protein MSRTMQDFTDLLLQQGVISLDQLSEAEEVAKNTGADIGDVLIKMEYASPEEVGMALAKFHKIPFVDLRSERISESVIELVPESVARENTVLPFKEEDGALTILIADPFDLETVEKLRFILNRKIETALAPKEAINGAINQYYGQVEGESADSMLQEFTDTAIDFTETESDTGGGEETVDDNSAPVIRLVNLMIAEAVQLRASDIHVEPFEDRVRIRYRIDGVCVEREAAPRRMLSAIIARIKILSKIDISEKRRPTDGRIKITVGDKQLDLRVSIIPTNHGQSCVMRLLDKDNIKVGTRQLGLSERDFRNFNSLIRRPNGIVLVTGPTGSGKTTTLYASLNALNRPDRKIITAEDPVEYYLPGINQVEVKHNIGLDFARIIRAMLRQAPNIILVGEMRDHETASMGIQASLTGHLVFSTLHTNDAPSAISRMVDIGVPSYMVASSVIAVLAQRLVRTICPRCKVRYQPPQSVIDDSEIPPEMLAQAEFSKGKGCTYCGRTGYRGRIGIYELMLINNKLRELMFKGTTTKTIREEAIKNGMSTLYADGMLKVIRGITTFDEVYRVAKKTEQEALALDHIAKELSSL; this is encoded by the coding sequence ATGAGCCGGACGATGCAAGATTTCACCGATTTGCTGCTCCAACAGGGCGTCATCAGTCTCGATCAGCTGTCCGAAGCCGAAGAAGTCGCGAAGAACACCGGTGCGGACATCGGCGACGTGCTGATCAAAATGGAATACGCCAGCCCCGAAGAAGTCGGGATGGCCTTGGCAAAGTTCCACAAAATTCCCTTTGTGGACCTCCGCAGCGAGCGGATCAGCGAATCCGTCATCGAATTGGTCCCCGAATCGGTCGCGCGCGAAAACACGGTGTTGCCCTTCAAAGAAGAAGACGGGGCCCTGACGATTCTGATCGCCGACCCGTTTGACCTCGAAACCGTCGAGAAGCTGCGTTTCATCCTCAACCGGAAGATCGAAACCGCTCTGGCTCCCAAAGAAGCCATCAACGGGGCGATCAACCAATACTACGGTCAGGTCGAAGGCGAATCGGCTGACTCGATGTTGCAAGAGTTCACCGACACGGCCATCGACTTCACCGAAACCGAGTCCGACACCGGTGGGGGGGAGGAAACCGTCGATGACAACTCGGCTCCCGTCATCCGGCTGGTCAACTTGATGATCGCGGAAGCCGTCCAGTTGCGGGCCAGCGACATCCACGTCGAGCCCTTCGAAGATCGCGTTCGGATCCGTTATCGAATTGACGGCGTCTGCGTCGAGCGGGAAGCTGCCCCCCGGCGGATGCTCTCCGCCATCATCGCCCGGATCAAGATCCTTTCGAAGATCGACATCAGCGAGAAGCGACGCCCCACGGACGGGCGGATCAAAATCACCGTGGGGGACAAGCAGCTCGATTTGCGGGTCAGCATCATCCCCACCAACCACGGCCAGTCCTGTGTGATGCGGTTGCTGGACAAGGACAACATCAAAGTCGGCACCCGCCAACTCGGTCTGTCCGAGCGTGACTTCCGGAACTTCAACTCCTTGATCCGTCGTCCCAACGGGATCGTGCTGGTCACCGGCCCCACTGGGTCCGGAAAGACCACCACCCTGTACGCCTCCCTGAACGCACTGAACCGACCCGACCGCAAGATCATCACCGCGGAAGACCCGGTCGAGTACTACCTGCCTGGGATCAACCAGGTCGAAGTCAAGCACAACATCGGCCTCGACTTCGCACGCATCATTCGGGCCATGTTGCGGCAAGCACCCAACATCATTCTCGTGGGCGAAATGCGAGATCACGAGACGGCATCGATGGGAATTCAAGCCTCACTGACTGGACACTTGGTTTTCAGTACTCTACACACGAACGATGCGCCCAGTGCTATATCACGGATGGTGGACATCGGTGTACCATCCTATATGGTGGCAAGTTCCGTCATCGCGGTGCTGGCTCAGCGTTTGGTGCGGACCATTTGCCCTCGTTGCAAGGTCCGTTACCAGCCTCCTCAGAGCGTGATCGACGACTCGGAGATCCCACCGGAGATGCTGGCTCAAGCCGAGTTCAGCAAGGGCAAGGGATGCACGTACTGCGGCCGGACTGGCTATCGTGGCCGGATCGGGATCTACGAGCTGATGCTGATCAACAACAAGCTCCGCGAGTTGATGTTCAAGGGAACGACCACCAAGACGATTCGCGAAGAGGCCATAAAGAACGGCATGTCAACGCTTTACGCCGATGGCATGCTGAAGGTGATTCGCGGGATCACGACTTTCGACGAGGTCTATCGGGTCGCCAAAAAGACAGAGCAAGAAGCGCTCGCGCTCGATCACATCGCGAAAGAGTTGTCGTCGCTGTAG
- a CDS encoding EAL domain-containing protein — MASVDSLPIDRLRRSTAVYEDVWFLSGPTGPGDTLQHTPIDQEPFIVGRKSGVAMKLQFRTVSGNHAELKLVDGKLIVRDLESTNGTYLNGKRVTEPVVVGDEDLIHFAEAPFRVRRQSPTGVTAGTISENVCDQALALVQFDRLMSQRLVRPHFQPIVTVIGARMIGFEILGRGSVFGLESVGAMFQAAEQLNLEVELSRLLRWEGLRVGRELPDSPTLFVNTHPKEMEDGQSLIDSLSKVRTMASNTKIVLEIHESAVTNPEQMRRLHSTLKELDIQLAYDDFGAGQARLAELVEARPDYVKFDIGLIRGLSVVDSNRMRMLRSLVSMVQDLDISALAEGIETIEEVEACQEVGFDLAQGFYYGRPAPA, encoded by the coding sequence ATGGCTTCCGTTGATAGCCTTCCAATCGACCGACTTCGTCGCAGCACCGCCGTCTATGAAGACGTGTGGTTTCTGTCTGGTCCGACGGGTCCCGGTGATACTCTGCAACACACGCCGATTGATCAGGAACCGTTCATCGTGGGCCGGAAATCCGGCGTTGCAATGAAGCTGCAGTTTCGCACGGTCAGCGGAAACCACGCCGAGCTCAAGCTTGTCGATGGCAAACTGATCGTTCGGGATCTCGAGAGCACCAACGGCACGTACCTCAATGGAAAACGCGTCACCGAACCGGTCGTGGTGGGGGATGAAGATCTGATTCACTTCGCCGAAGCTCCCTTCCGAGTGCGGCGACAATCCCCGACGGGAGTCACCGCGGGGACCATCTCCGAAAACGTCTGCGACCAAGCTTTGGCGTTGGTTCAGTTCGACCGCCTGATGAGCCAACGGTTGGTCCGTCCGCACTTTCAACCGATCGTCACCGTGATTGGTGCTCGCATGATCGGGTTTGAGATTCTTGGCCGAGGCAGCGTGTTCGGGCTGGAATCCGTCGGCGCCATGTTCCAAGCCGCTGAGCAACTCAACCTGGAAGTGGAACTCAGTCGACTGCTGCGTTGGGAAGGACTTCGGGTGGGCCGTGAGCTTCCGGATTCACCAACCTTGTTCGTCAACACGCACCCCAAAGAGATGGAAGACGGCCAGTCGTTGATCGATTCGTTGTCCAAGGTCCGGACGATGGCATCGAACACCAAGATCGTCTTGGAAATCCACGAATCCGCCGTGACCAACCCCGAGCAAATGCGGCGTCTGCATTCGACGTTGAAAGAATTGGACATCCAATTGGCCTACGACGATTTCGGCGCCGGCCAAGCCCGGTTGGCGGAATTGGTCGAAGCCCGACCCGATTACGTCAAATTCGACATCGGTCTGATTCGAGGATTGAGCGTCGTTGACAGCAATCGCATGCGAATGCTGCGGTCGTTGGTCAGCATGGTGCAAGACCTGGACATCTCCGCTCTGGCCGAGGGAATCGAAACGATCGAGGAAGTCGAAGCCTGCCAAGAAGTCGGTTTCGACCTGGCACAAGGTTTCTACTACGGCCGCCCCGCTCCAGCGTGA